From the Primulina tabacum isolate GXHZ01 chromosome 3, ASM2559414v2, whole genome shotgun sequence genome, one window contains:
- the LOC142540005 gene encoding putative protease Do-like 14 isoform X5, translating into MLKPAHMHNTRSSSGIFHVNHNESGILPMFFSSPNAFPGADISKSATNAGDCPRRSCNCFSVDTIPNAAAKVGPAVVNLSVPQGFGGMTMGKSVGSGTIIDEDGTILTCAHVVVDFQGLRSSSKGKQVEVTLQDGRTFEGTVVNADLHSDIALVKIKSKTLLPTAKLGSSSMLRPGDLVVAMGCPLTLQNTVTAGIVSCVDRKSSDLGLGGFRREYLQTDCAINEGNSGGPLVNVYGEIVGVNIMKVLGADGLNFAVPIDSVSTIIKHFKRNGRVVRTWLGLKMIDLNDMITSQLKDNNPAFPNVNKGLLVSVVSPGSPADRAGFRPGDVVVEFGGKPVGSIKEVIEIMGDKVGKPFIAVVKRANDTTKTLTVIPEEADPDM; encoded by the exons atgctaaaaccc GCCCATATGCATAATACAAGGAGTAGTAGCGGCATCTTTCATGTAAATCATAATGAATCCG GTATTCTTCCTATGTTTTTTTCCAGTCCAAATGCATTTCCAGGTGCTGACATAAGTAAAAGTGCCACTAATGCTGGAGATTGTCCCAGACGATCTTGCAACTGTTTCAGTGTTGATACTATTCCTAATGCTGCGGCAAAGGTTGGTCCTGCTGTTGTGAATTTGTCAGTACCACAAG GTTTTGGTGGGATGACTATGGGTAAAAGTGTGGGATCAGGAACGATAATTGATGAGGATGGTACTATCTTGACTTGTGCTCATGTAGTAGTTGATTTCCAAGGATTAAGATCTTCATCCAAGGGAAAA CAGGTTGAGGTGACGTTGCAAGATGGTCGCACATTTGAGGGCACAGTAGTGAATGCTGATTTACATTCAGACATAGCGTTAGTGAAGATCAAATCTAAAACTCTACTTCCGACTGCAAAACTTGGCTCCTCAAGTATGCTTCGCCCTGGGGACTTGGTGGTAGCTATGGGTTGTCCCCTTACTCTTCAAAATACTGTAACTGCAGGTATTGTAAG TTGTGTTGATCGCAAGAGCAGTGACTTAGGTCTAGGGGGCTTCCGAAGAGAATACTTACAGACTGACTGTGCCATTAATGAG GGTAATTCTGGAGGACCTCTAGTTAATGTTTATGGAGAAATTGTTGGTGTCAATATCATGAAAGTATTGGGGGCTGATGGATTGAATTTTGCTGTGCCAATTGACTCTGTCTCCACAATAATCAAGCACTTCAAAAGAAACGG GAGAGTTGTTCGAACGTGGCTGGGACTGAAAATGATTGATCTCAATGACATGATCACGTCACAACTTAAGGACAACAATCCCGCTTTTCCAAATGTAAATAAAGGTCTTCTTGTATCTGTG gtaTCACCAGGTTCTCCAGCTGATCGTGCTGGATTTCGTCCTGGGGATGTTGTCGTCGAATTTGGGGGAAAGCCGGTCGGAAGCATCAAGGAG